CTTCTCCCAGCCCCTAATTCTCTCCCCAGACTGTAGTCGTCACTTTGTTTCTAATCATGCTAATCTCCCTACCAGTTCCTCTTAGCTTTTTGTTCCCAACTTATCTGATTCTTGTGtcatttctattttcattttctgcacatTTGTCTTTCCTTCATCCATCTCCGCTACAATCCATCCTCACAGGCTGCACAGCACAGCAAAACCAGACAGTGAAGCAGGACCATGTCTGATTTAGTGGTGATTCAGTCTCTGTACTAgccggaaaaaaaaaaaaaaaaaaaagcactaaaaaagaaacacaattacGGAGATGGTAAATTTCATCactaagtgtgtttttgtgcaacaGATCTCTATTTAGTCACATTTTCCTCCTGTGACAagctgtctctttgtctctgctcctgctgcagtcactgtccaagtgtgtgtgtagttgtgcgTATAGGTGGTCTATAGGTATGtttctttgcatgtgtgtgtaagcgCGTGGTTGGAGCTGGCGTTTGGTTTGGAGGGTGCCACCTTtagctgtggatgtttttgtgATCATCCACTTTCCCTGTTTTAGTCATTTCAGCTGACAAAAGAGACAAACCTCATACGTGAACATGtgttgatggatggatgtgaatgtgtgcttgtgtttggccatttttcatttcGCTTTGCTGCGACTAATAAATCCTATTACTGGCATATTGCGATTTTGTGACGATTTCATCACAGGTAGCAATCACTGCCTGCCTGCTCACGGTGAGGAAGTAAATCAGCTTTTATTACAGATGATCTgattttctcattctctttaTTCAGTTAGGTATGACCACCCACTCTGACCCAAGATCCTGCAGAAATCCTGTTACAGTTCCCCCTGCGATATAGAGTGACTTCCCCCTGGGGTACAAAAAGGCATCAGACTGTGAATGCAGGAGTGAAgtgagaaagagggggagagggagattATTTGGGCAGATGTAGTCTGCTGATGTGTCGTCTATGAGGATGAAAATGGGATTGATCACCTCACCCTGTCCTCATTAACTCTGTATTATTACAGTGATAGAGggaatggagagagggagaagaggacgagagattttctttaaaaaaaaaaaagggggatgAAACAGATGGGAATCACCGAAGGGACAGAGCTTAACTGAATAAAATTGCTGCAGCATTCAGAGAAGCAGAGATTGTTGACAAGGAGCTgctctgttgttattttttgatCAATACAGAAAATCAGTGCAAAACAACAATCAAGCAGCTGGAGGATACTATTTCTGGATATTTCCTTGTGCTCCTtcactgtgctgtgtgatgCCAATCCCCTTCGCTGTCTGTAGTGAGTTAGTGCTTGGTTCACACTAAAAAGCACTTGGGCACAGTTTAGTGAATCATCGCTTGTGAAATTCTGTCTACAGGGTGTCTATTGTGTCTCCTGGAGCGTTTAGCTTATTTCACTgctatttctgtctgtgctgtgttgcTGACAGAGATGGGAGGAGAAGGGATGGATGACTAAAAGCTTAGCTTATTTCTGAATAGACTTTCTCACTAAGCTTTATCCTGTTGGATCATTGTATGTGAACAAGACATACAAGGAGAGAGGAATACTTTTTCTTTTACCCCAAATGGACAAGAGGACGATTGTTTTGCGTGTGCAGCATTTGCcagtttatttttgaatgtgCGAAAGCCTTAAATGtattcacatattcacacacgtCTGCAGAGAGTAGATGTTCACAAGTTCACACTCAAACACttgcgcacgcacacacacatttcagccaCAATTTAGCCTTGGGAAAGTGTACAAGGACACGCAAGGATGGTGTCAGAAGAGATTAATTACATGCATGCAAAGACACAGCTCGTACTGAATTAGAGGAGTGGAATTTCATCTTTAAGGATAACTGCTACGTTTCATTTTAACGTAAATCCTGCACTGAATCTAATTATGTTATATGGTAACACTCAGGAAACATAAATTATGGTTATGCACACGCTCTGTCCATTTGCGTTGCCACCATTCCTTTTGTGCTGGAATTCACATCTATGcagaagtatgtgtgtgtatatatggatgagagagagatgggacgggggaaggtgtgtgtgtgtgtgtgtgtgtgtgtgtgtgtgtgtgtgtgtgtgtgtgtgtgtgtgtgtgtgtgtgtgtgtgtgttgttggggGTTCCCCTGGGAATACAGAGCTATAAAACCTGTCTGCTCTCTagtgggggaggagaggaataAAGCCAAAGTGCCAAAGACAAATGGCTTCTGTAACAGCCACATGTGCTGCTGGATCAACAACAAAGACACTGGGAGAAGGCGTGTGTGcatttgttgatgtgtgtgtctgggtaggtgagtgtctttgtgttgtcaAACATGTACTTATGTTTCTGAAAATGCAAAGCAACAAGCAAACACCTCCTATCAggctctgaaaagaaaaagtatttgtgatgatatttatatatatatatatatatatatatatatatatatatatatatataatatatatatatatatatatatatatatatatatatatatatatatattttttttttttttttttttttttttttttttttttttttgtaaaattctGTGCAGCACTTAATTTTGATccactgaatgaaaacaagattCACAATCCCCCTGTGAACTGTGAACCCCTCTCATATTTTGATTCTCCCATCATGAAAACCTAAGGGACTATACCAAATTTATTGCAGTGGTGAGGGGAGGTTGAAtctctttatttcatttgatatttcattttgttaaaagCAAGACCTgcattataaatattttctttgggCCATCCACCAACttagaaaaaaatgcatgtcAAAATACTGTACACCTGGCAAATATaacaaaatgttgaatatttccaCAATGCTAACTGGTGCTAGTGCTCTTGGTGTTAATGTTGGCCATGTAGCAAAAGCAAAAACGTACGTATAGCATGTTTATTGAAAATACATATGCATTAGATGAGACAATGCTATAGCCTTAGATGCTGGACTGTTTCTCAGATGAATTACATGATGCCTGAGTCGCATGACTGGGAGTGTAGGGACATATCCTCCAAGGCAGAGGGTTCGAGAAGCACAGCATTAAATAGCAAAACAAAAGCCATCTTTCTGATGTAACTATTTgatttttcatacattttaaaatatcataTAAGGAAGAAGGAATCTGGAATGAGACAAACTTAAACTACCCTGCTGCAATGCAAACCCTCCCTTTTCTTTGACTCCATCCTTTCGCctaataattttcatacagtcccttACAAGGAAACTGCTTAGATAGATTGTAGACTTACTGCTGTCATGATGTTTACTACCTGCTGAACAGATAtttataaaatggaaatatatgtTCCCAGTTTCCTCAAAGGGAGCAATTTAGTACTCTTAAGCATTATATGTGGTAAAGGATATTCAGTATTCTGCAATCTGCGCTCTTAGCCTTACATCAAAGTCACTTCATAAACCTCTATAGCTCTATAGTTTGTACTATAGGGGTTAGTTGATGTATTCCCTTCCATCAGCCTAATTAGAAAGCAATAGCCCCCCTGCGACAAACCCCTTCCTTTCCTCAGCCATCTGCATGTCTCATTTCTCCcacaatgtgtgtgtctcagtcttTCACCCACACAGACTGATTCCTGTTCACATACTCCACTTaggtttttttcatttttccctctgttttcagtgAGTCCCTCATCCTGCCTTGTTCTCAGCTCATCATTTCCCACATTCTTAGGGGAGCTTTCTGTGGTTAAATGCAGCGCCTGCTAAGTTAGGAGCCCAGTGAAAACCACAAATTCTAGTCCTTGACTGAAATTGATCACTGCTGAGATATTGTCTCATCCCACCTCAAGCTCTCATCATTTCAGGGATGTGTCTGTCTGCCCACTTGCAGGGATGTGATTGCCCCTGGATGAGAAGTATGTATCTAGTGAAAAAAGAACACTTGGCTTTTTCACTCAGCTATTTCTagtgctgtgtgtattttgtgtgcatTGTGTATGCCGGTTCGCCATATTTGTCTTTCTCCATGGTTGTGCATGAGTGTGAACTCACATGTGATAGTGATGCACagcagagtgaatgtgtgaGCTGTGAGCATAAAAGCATCAAACTGACCTTCAGAACTACCCTCTGTCTTTCTAACGCTGACCTTTTTACCCTGATGGAAGATGCAGGGGTTAAAGCGTGTGTTCTCCATTTCCCAGGCATGTGGCattgccatgacaacagaggCAGGACTGTTCAGTTTTTACCCCAGGTTTTTGCCTCTTGCTGTTTCCCCAGAGTGGTTCAGACAGAGTAGTAACCTCTACTAGTGGATCGCACCATCAGCTAAAACAAAGCCTATCCTCACTACATATTCCAGCCCAGATCACCTCAACATGCATAAATGCAGGAATAATACTGGGGCTGTCCTTTCTAGTATGCTCTGAAGTCTGTCATAAAAAGTCcacttttaaacattttaatgctaAAACATATCATCTGGTGGTGAATGGTTAACACTTAATTCCTTAAGTCATTTTGCATGTTATTACTTATTTCTATCTACCTCCTAACCTTTAACCCTCCCTATAACCCTATcactaaccctaaccaaaaTGGTGttaaatgacacacagtaaGTTTAAAATTAATAGATATGACACACAAAATGTCCTGAAAGTGGCATGCTATTCAAACATAATCCCATGAAATCATATTACGCCACCATAAGGCAGTACAATAGACGGGAATTCCTGTCAAGGTTTTTTTCCACATACATGCTACATGCCTCCTGAAGCAAGGTACACctcatttttatgctttttatcATCACAGCAAGTCTTTTTACTTACACAGTCAGAAaggttctttctctctctgttgcacCATGTTTAGTGTTTTGCCAGATTGGTTTTGTCTGCCTTGCTGTGAGGTGATGTGCAGCTTATTCTGGTTCAGCCACTGTGACCAAGCTTAGCGCTCAGCCTCCCAAGACTGCTGCCATCAGCACAAGCTCCAGTGCTACATCAGTGCTGTAATCGATCTGCCATCATGTCCTCCCAGAGAATTCTTTCGCTCTCTGATACGCACTCTCTgactctttctctccccttcccATCCTTCTCCTTCCCAACCTCTTTGaaatttgtctgtgtgttttataattAGCTAATTATTTGATTGTCTGCGCCAGTTAAGGGTAAATATTAGCagtgcacacagacactgtgctGCAGACAATGCAGGGATTATTCTACATGTCGATTGTCTGTTTGTCTAGCATAATGGATTTTCCCTCTGTCGCTCAACAATACTTGATCCCAAACTGAATCTTCTAGTAAAGAAATGTTTATTATGATGAGTATCTGAATATATGATAAAActtttgatatttgtttttcataattGAAGTGcttaaatataatatttttttaaaatacagtcaGCTCAAAGAGTTCTCAAAGGTGTATGTTCTTTTAACAGACTCTTCAGGAAGCTATGATAATATCTCCAAATAATTTTTAGGATGACTTTCAGGAACACAAATCATATCCTTGAATGTTTCCCCTCCCAATGTGTTTGGACAAAATGTGGCTCTACACCAGCAGTGAGGCAGTATCAGATGTGCCACAGGCGGTGGGAGCTGCCGTCTTAGTACTTCTCTGAGTTCAGTGATATCACTGCCACAGGACACATGGAGAAGGCACCTGCTAATGAGAACAGATTCCCCtgctgcacatactgtataattaGAGGGTGGGAGTACTATTTGAACTGTGGAAACTATTCAAATATTCAGTGTGATGGTTTGAAGACACATATTTGATTATATAATGACCATCTCGTTCTACAATATTCACTGCTTACACTGACAGATGTAACATTTACCTGACAGTTCTGATAGAACATGATTGAAATGTAACTTCAGTTTTGTGTATGATGAAGGAAATAGGCTGTATGGTAcaaataagtaaacaaacagtaCTCTTCTTAGTGGGCAAATGAAAGTGAAGCCATTAAtaatctgtggttttaatgcCTCTGGTTCAAGACAGAAGGAGAATTCCTCATAGAGTTCTTACATAATTACAGAGAGATTGAAATGTAAAGAGACACCAGGGAGTCTTTCATCTGCAAGCAAAAATATGATAAGAGTCATTTCATGTTGTCAGAGTTGCTAAAGTTAAGTGGTTGTTtgctggtttgtgtgttttgtttcattctgcTGCGATTAAACTGCCCCGCAACCTGCAATGACATGGTGTGACAAAACCTCTCAGACATTTGCCCTCCCAACCATCTGTTCATCTATTGTCTGTACATGTGTCAGCGGCTCCACATACAGTTGGATACTTTGAAACAGTGTCATTTACTTAGAGCGACATAATTTGAATCTTAGTTTTCTGTACGCTCTGCAGAATGCTGCTTTTAAATGAGAAGGATATGCTGTTATGCATTATCACATTGTGGCATTGGCTCAATCAGCCATGTGGCATGTCAGAGAGGACTGTTATCCCTCCTGTTGTGATGAGACATACAGTATGGATTTATCTCTCCGGAGCTGGTGTTCCTGTTCCTCACGTATAACAACACTCCCATTTTTCCTTTTAGGGACACACTTGCACTCTATTTTCCAGTGTCTCTAGAGGAAAAAAGCTCATTACAAGACACTTCACACCCTTCCCTTTCTTCATCAGCCATCCCCATGGTGATTCCTTCACTTACATGGAAACAGCCTGTACTCTGAActattcttttctcttttcacttatctcttttctttctacCCTACAGTGAACATCCATCATCATTTCATAATTACATTCCTATTATTAATGTTGTACTACTCCAGCAGGTTACAATACGAATAGTGTTAATCCTGAGTGTATTTAGCCACCTATTACATCACATTTTACGTTTAACATTActtactgtaaaatgttttgaatcagcagttgtttgtaaaaaaaaaaaaaaaaaaaacatttaaaacagaaacatagcAGTCCAAGACTGTCACTCCCTGTATGCATCCAGGGTCTTTTTGTCTCATGGGTAgcctgttctgttttgtttcaaatGGCCATCCATTGATATGAGTCATACAAGACTGTGAGCTACACACAGCTGATTTCAGAAATTGCTGCAACCCAGACCAGACTTGATAAAGTGGCTCTGAGGGGGAAAACAGAATGGGTTGTATCTCAGgcatatttctttctctttcttacaGTTTCCTTTGTTGTCTTTCATTTCAGATTGAACAGACCACCATCTCCCTGAAGAGCTATCAGCTTTGTTAACTCACAGTCAATGAAGGATAAGCAGCGAGTTGACATGAAAAAGATTTCATGAGATGACATTTTGTCCCTGGGTTACTCAACCGAAGGGCCATCATCACACCGACCctgaagaggagagacagggagggaggaagtaTTTGTAATTCAACAGATGGCCTCAGCACCCTGCAGGTGTCTTTGAGTGAATCAGTCAAAAGAATTGGTCCAACATGAGCGTCCCAACTGGTTTCAAGGGACTCAGGGTCAATGTTGACAGAGGAGACAAGATTGGAAACAAAACCCAGATCCAGTTCCCCCAGTCCGGGGATGATAATGCCAATCGATTGTCTTCGATTGGTGATCAAGAAGGAAGAGGACTGATTGAAGACACAGGGTACAGCACAGGTTCCATTCCTCCTTTGGTCTCTCAGAGTGAATCCCCTGACAAGTTAGTGATCTGGGGCTCCGAGCAGCAGTGCATGGAGCCTGAGATAAGAGAGTTTGAGGTTTTGGAGTGTCAGGAGATACATACATTCTTGGGAAACAGGGATCAGGAGGATGAGAATGAGGAGGAAGACGATGGAGGAAGTGTGAGAGATGGAAAAGATGAGGGTCCCATGTCCATATCCTCCAGTTCAACTGCCAGCTCTGTTTCAATCGGTGTGAGGAGGAATGACAATGACAGCAACAAAGTGGAGGGCAGAATACAGAGGGGCAAAGAGGTGCAGAGAAGGATTACCTGTCATAGCACTGAAGAGCTTGACACATGTGTGACGGGCTCAATAGAGAAGAGGGACAGCAGGtcaggcagggagaggaggaagggaggtcTAAAGGAGTCAAAGTCTGagacaaatgtgtttgtctCCAGTTTGTCAGCAGTTTCACTCAGCGGGAGCTTGTCGAGTGCTCTGGATACCAGTGGAGAGGCTCAGTGTCCCATCTCTCTGTCCAACTCCAAGACCCCTAACCCTTATCCAAATGCCAACAACACTACCTCAGCCCAGACCAAGAGAAGGGCAGTCCCTGTGGATGCCAACCAGAACTCTGCATCGTCGCATCCTCAGGAGACACATGACCGTTCTCAATTCTGCAGCCAGGATCAGAGACAAGGGGAAGGAAGCCATCACAGAAATGGATTGTCCGCTGATGTGGGGCTGGGCCAAAGGAGGAAGGCTGGATTTGAGGAGAGGGTCCTGCCACCACGACGGCAACAGCTCGTCAGACCCCTCTGTCAGACTGAGATGGGAAGATCAAGGAGCATAGCAGAGCCCAGTGTACATCAAGCTTCCCCCAGTCACTCTCCAGATTCATACAGCAATGGGTCAAACAGAAAGTTTACAAAATCATCTTTACGTGAACCATCAGATTTCTCCCACCTGTACAACACATGTGCAATCTCCCAGCCCAGACAGCCCAACCCGGCAGCCCAGGGGGATGCCCCACCTGTGGAAAGACAGCCAGCTACAGCCCCTCGGCACAGTTCCAGTCCCCCCAACCCTCCCACGTTAGAGAAGAGACCCCAGACTCAGCTCACATACAGACGGAATTGCTCCAGTCCCAATAGGACTGGGGTTCAATCCAGGTCATCTACCCCTCCCCACTCCCCTCTCAGGACACCCCAGGGCTCACCACGCAGGCAACCCTCCATGTACCTCGTCTCTAGGAATGTCTCGGGAGTGGTTAGACACGTCTCATCAGGATGCAACCCTGCTGTAACAACGTCAGCTCAGGGCTATGGCAACAGTTGCTTGAGAGCACCAGTCAAAACTAATATAAGCACAAGTGGAATCCCCAAAGCGCCTCTTAACAACCAGCAGAGCTCCCCCCACTCCAACCACAACTCCAGCCCCAAAGACAGCTCCCCATCACCTAAACTTAAACCTAAAGGAGTTCGCCCTAAAATCATTACCTATGTCCGAAAGAATCCTCAGTTTAAGCCCCAAGCTGCTGACGGACCTTATCAGGTATCCTCTCTACCATCCAGGCTCTCAACGTACACACACGGCCAAGCACCTGCTTCCTTCAAAGGCACCACTAAAGACCCCTCCAAGCCCGACGCAGAAACCAGAGGAGCCCCAGCACTCATTGCCTCCAATCTGCTCTATGACAAGTACCGCCAAGAGATGCAGACAAACATCTACCCATCAGGTGTACTGAGCAGGAGTATCAGGCCCcctggacacacaaacactgtcccccctgcacacacacacgccacccctcatgcacacacacacagccatacaGCACCGCCGAAACTGGGCAGCAAAGCAGACAACTTCTACGGGACACAGTCAGAAGTGAGTATTTTGTACTGCTTCAGTGGCTGCTCGTTAAAAGAATTAAACTTTCAGTCTGATCGGTGTTGTAGTTTTATAATGTGCTCATTCTCATTTAACAATAGATTTTCTATCCACAATCAcaatacattcacacaaacagtgaaaaaggGGACAgagataaaatgtaattataataGTCTATGAATTAGCGGCAGAGAATTACTGTATGATATACAGTGTGTCATATACATCAAGTACAAATACAAACTGCGTATCAGTCTGAATATCAATTTCCCTAGCTGCTATCCATAACTTCTATTGCACAGTAAACCATGTATAATTGATCACAGATCTTCTGCATTTTATCCCTGCTCTCACACAAGCTGCTCATTATTGCTTTAAAATCATTCCTTATTGATTCTGATTAAATAGCTTCATTTGGCATTCATATTCATACAGCATCAAGCGCCAGCATGTGGAAATAAATAGTTAATGCATGCTGAAGTACAAAGCCCACAGGGACGAGAGAAATCTCAGCACTTCACATGActctgcatgtactgtatgttagcATTTTGTCCCTTACAGTAGGGCAATGACTTTCACGCTTGAATTATGctgtttaacagtttaacattATGAATCTCAGTTTCCCTGCAGGTCTGTGTTACATTTTCTATTCAAACTAATATTGTAAGATTTGCTGTGTTCTGTATTTCATCAGACTGTTTATTACTTCTTCTCACAGCATATAAAACATGCAGCAGAGTCCAGATCTGTAACACACTGCTGTCATGCAACCAAAATGTAGAAATTCTTGTTATTAGATACTATCTATCAGACATTATGAGTcatattatttttgttcatactgaatgtttgttaatgagGAGATTTAAGTCTGTATGGACTCATTCAAAGATGGACAATATAATGATGGTGTTTGCTATCAGATTGCAGAGTGCATCAAAAGCTTTGTTTCCAAGTGTGTCCACAATATCTGAggcaaaatacacaaaagtaAACACATCTTGGCTGCAGGACTTTTATCAGTAAACAGATTAGTGTGTAAGTGAATGCCAGCAGAAGATCCCATTAGGAAGGAGAACAAGGACTTTATGCAGTATGACACACAGTACTACATCTATGAAAGATTAAAGGTGTTTTACAAAttatagaaaaacacattaatgtatcAAAAAAGTAACTATGGTACAGTTTGTTGAATGCTCATATTTAAGTTTGACCCTTTTCTTTAAATACAATATTTCTTTTACTAGAATGGGAATACATATAACTgtacaaatatttaataatCTTTTTGGCCAATGTAATGATTTTCATTTATAGGTGGGAAGATCTACCAGTTTTAAAAGCAATTCTGCTGAGGAAACGCTGCAGCCGCGGACGGCTGCTCAGGCCGGAGGGAGCGGCAGTGTCCTGCGCTCTGGCAGAGGTCTGCGCTTGGGCCTGGGAGCTGTCAGGACAGCTACTGGTGCAGCAGCTAAGGGCAGAGGACCTGGTCAAGGTCAGAAGTCAACACTGGTCTTCACCCAGCCAGTCCAACCTGTCAGCCCAGCGACTAATCAGAAAAGCCAAGATAACACAGGTAAATGAAACATTTCCCCCACAGCACATTTTTGAGCCAGTTCACCTTTCAGCAAGAATGCCAGATGGAGGCAGTCTGCTCTGAGCTACAGTATatgtcagattttatttcagtaaCCCACAATTTGGCACACTAGGGAGCTACCTtatctttcttctcctttgcAGCAACGAGTAGTTGTGGGACTGTTTCTTCCTAAAATTGGCCTGAGATGAAGGCAGCTCATTAAAATGCACTCTGTGAGATTAATTTTGGTGGATGTGATTGGAGGGCTTTTAAGAGATGCTCTGAGGAGACttttcctgctccagaaggCTGCCATTtacaacaaatacaataaataaacaaataaataaataaaagcttgtTTGCACTTTCTCTCTTCACACGCAGCAAATTTCTAATTCAGATGATCGAGATAACCACCTATGACTGCTGAAGCCAGATTTGCATTACAGCTCCACTGTCGCTGGAATATTGAAGTATGAAATTTGCTCATGGCCCTGCACTCTGCTACGGCATTTATCACTTCCATGCATAATTGATCTGCTCTCTCCTTGAGTGCGATAACctggacacacagtttaaaaaaaatacagagacatatacatgtgcatacacacacataactcaAAACTCCACATACAGAATCGATCAACATAGTATTATGACATGCCAGGCTTTCTTATCATAATCCCTATTAATACATATGTATggtgtctctgtgctgcttgGCCCTCTGGGAACTAGAGGCTTTGAAGTGCAAAGCAATTAATGCTTAAGTAACGTCAGTATTTTCCTGCTGGAATCATCTCTCATCCCTGCTGCACCCTTCCCTACGTACACTGCATGGATAAACACCAGTTCAAATATACCACAGTATGCAGCACTGGTCAGCATTGTGTTTATCACTGTCTGTCCTCATGTACATAGGCTACGTGATTGAGGGACTTCCTAttgatttttattgttgttattgttttttcattcaCGTCCCTGAGGAATCTGAGCTGTTACCTTTAACAGTGTGCCAATAAGCACTTAATTTttcctttgctcccatcatcactgtgaattacagctttttttccttctgagaAGCGAAATCTCTCCATCTTGCGTTTGCACATTATAGTAATTACACTGTATAGCTATTGTATAGCTGTCAAATTACTGTAACTACTCATACTAATGTGTAGGCTTTAAACTCTGTATTGTTATGATAATGAAGATCATCCACTCACATGACAGGACATTTGTGTTGAAGCTACTGTAACTTCTGCATGTTCAGGCTCTCATACTCCCTCACGGCAGCAAAGCCCTGCGCTTTGCTCCGGTAGTGCTGCAGAGATTGCAGTGCACTCAAGTATCGCATTTAATAACATGCAATTTAATGCTTTGTGGAGGAAATCCGTGCAGGTTGTCACAACCCACCTTGGGCTGTAATTAAAATCGGTTGGTCATTATAGTGTTCATCCCAGCCGCCTGTCCCATTGACTTTTCTAAGCCATATTTACATAATTCATCACAAGTTAGGACACTCTTTCTTTAACTGAAAGCCACTGGAtgattatgttttcttttcttgggGGTTGTTGAGAAACTGGAGGTAGTGTTTTAGACCTAAGGGCAAAGTA
The DNA window shown above is from Lates calcarifer isolate ASB-BC8 linkage group LG20, TLL_Latcal_v3, whole genome shotgun sequence and carries:
- the mtus2a gene encoding microtubule-associated tumor suppressor candidate 2 isoform X2, coding for MSVPTGFKGLRVNVDRGDKIGNKTQIQFPQSGDDNANRLSSIGDQEGRGLIEDTGYSTGSIPPLVSQSESPDKLVIWGSEQQCMEPEIREFEVLECQEIHTFLGNRDQEDENEEEDDGGSVRDGKDEGPMSISSSSTASSVSIGVRRNDNDSNKVEGRIQRGKEVQRRITCHSTEELDTCVTGSIEKRDSRSGRERRKGGLKESKSETNVFVSSLSAVSLSGSLSSALDTSGEAQCPISLSNSKTPNPYPNANNTTSAQTKRRAVPVDANQNSASSHPQETHDRSQFCSQDQRQGEGSHHRNGLSADVGLGQRRKAGFEERVLPPRRQQLVRPLCQTEMGRSRSIAEPSVHQASPSHSPDSYSNGSNRKFTKSSLREPSDFSHLYNTCAISQPRQPNPAAQGDAPPVERQPATAPRHSSSPPNPPTLEKRPQTQLTYRRNCSSPNRTGVQSRSSTPPHSPLRTPQGSPRRQPSMYLVSRNVSGVVRHVSSGCNPAVTTSAQGYGNSCLRAPVKTNISTSGIPKAPLNNQQSSPHSNHNSSPKDSSPSPKLKPKGVRPKIITYVRKNPQFKPQAADGPYQVSSLPSRLSTYTHGQAPASFKGTTKDPSKPDAETRGAPALIASNLLYDKYRQEMQTNIYPSGVLSRSIRPPGHTNTVPPAHTHATPHAHTHSHTAPPKLGSKADNFYGTQSEVGRSTSFKSNSAEETLQPRTAAQAGGSGSVLRSGRGLRLGLGAVRTATGAAAKGRGPGQGQKSTLVFTQPVQPVSPATNQKSQDNTDDQVFTQHAPPPAPAMTATAQPQPAASRSLLPKASQSGLRPPGFSSSRLPAGRLAAFGFVRSSSVSSVSSAHSADSTQSDPCRTAHRLSVSEEPPLHRVTTSPPSTDHQRGAPCRSNSLQPPSTPALPRRYLPPQPRSSPGVGRKEFQRSSEVTRSLPSSPKRLAVVPPKPQSPVQSGQRLTAAVRGSAPPGSPRRVAPLKLQQEQQESLQREKEEAQQKERERQAEEREKEEQREEVQRLQGRCEQQERQLRALREELRKTSLGLEAFIITTQHYCLKNKTTEENERKLSMEIQKIREEMASNSVRWERLQREKTALEVAFERELQELQLQQEAELAAVEEGLRKCHSAETEHLKAEHRSEMEELRTQQQEQMEEITVNHQAAIQELRGMHNITMATLHEEHARTMRDLRKAHEQQKILLEEDFEKLRLSLQDQVDTLTFQNQSLRDKAKRFEEALRRSTDEQIVDALAPYQHIEQDLKSLKEVVEMKNQQIHQQEKKISDLEKVAQKNVFLEERVQVLQQQNEDLKTRIDMNLALSRQLSEENANLQESVEKESTEKKRLSRNNEELLWRLQTSPLMSPASSPLHRSFSTSPVPSSPFFSSSPVALCDSPTHCHSCPHQVQYSSPSHRATTHQNFSPGPATPTHRAASNQNYSPGPATPTHRASAIRCNSTASLNSLQR
- the mtus2a gene encoding microtubule-associated tumor suppressor candidate 2 isoform X1, with translation MSVPTGFKGLRVNVDRGDKIGNKTQIQFPQSGDDNANRLSSIGDQEGRGLIEDTGYSTGSIPPLVSQSESPDKLVIWGSEQQCMEPEIREFEVLECQEIHTFLGNRDQEDENEEEDDGGSVRDGKDEGPMSISSSSTASSVSIGVRRNDNDSNKVEGRIQRGKEVQRRITCHSTEELDTCVTGSIEKRDSRSGRERRKGGLKESKSETNVFVSSLSAVSLSGSLSSALDTSGEAQCPISLSNSKTPNPYPNANNTTSAQTKRRAVPVDANQNSASSHPQETHDRSQFCSQDQRQGEGSHHRNGLSADVGLGQRRKAGFEERVLPPRRQQLVRPLCQTEMGRSRSIAEPSVHQASPSHSPDSYSNGSNRKFTKSSLREPSDFSHLYNTCAISQPRQPNPAAQGDAPPVERQPATAPRHSSSPPNPPTLEKRPQTQLTYRRNCSSPNRTGVQSRSSTPPHSPLRTPQGSPRRQPSMYLVSRNVSGVVRHVSSGCNPAVTTSAQGYGNSCLRAPVKTNISTSGIPKAPLNNQQSSPHSNHNSSPKDSSPSPKLKPKGVRPKIITYVRKNPQFKPQAADGPYQVSSLPSRLSTYTHGQAPASFKGTTKDPSKPDAETRGAPALIASNLLYDKYRQEMQTNIYPSGVLSRSIRPPGHTNTVPPAHTHATPHAHTHSHTAPPKLGSKADNFYGTQSEVGRSTSFKSNSAEETLQPRTAAQAGGSGSVLRSGRGLRLGLGAVRTATGAAAKGRGPGQGQKSTLVFTQPVQPVSPATNQKSQDNTDDQVFTQHAPPPAPAMTATAQPQPAASRSLLPKASQSGLRPPGFSSSRLPAGRLAAFGFVRSSSVSSVSSAHSADSTQSDPCRTAHRLSVSEEPPLHRVTTSPPSTDHQRGAPCRSNSLQPPSTPALPRRYLPPQPRSSPGVGRKEFQRSSEVTRSLPSSPKRLAVVPPKPQSPVQSGQRLTAAVRGSAPPGSPRRVAPLKLQQEQQESLQREKEEAQQKERERQAEEREKEEQREEVQRLQGRCEQQERQLRALREELRKTSLGLEAFIITTQHYCLKNKTTEENERKLSMEIQKIREEMASNSVRWERLQREKTALEVAFERELQELQLQQEAELAAVEEGLRKCHSAETEHLKAEHRSEMEELRTQQQEQMEEITVNHQAAIQELRGMHNITMATLHEEHARTMRDLRKAHEQQKILLEEDFEKLRLSLQDQVDTLTFQNQSLRDKAKRFEEALRRSTDEQIVDALAPYQHIEQDLKSLKEVVEMKNQQIHQQEKKISDLEKVQAQKNVFLEERVQVLQQQNEDLKTRIDMNLALSRQLSEENANLQESVEKESTEKKRLSRNNEELLWRLQTSPLMSPASSPLHRSFSTSPVPSSPFFSSSPVALCDSPTHCHSCPHQVQYSSPSHRATTHQNFSPGPATPTHRAASNQNYSPGPATPTHRASAIRCNSTASLNSLQR